In one window of Drosophila mauritiana strain mau12 chromosome X, ASM438214v1, whole genome shotgun sequence DNA:
- the LOC117147991 gene encoding uncharacterized protein LOC117147991 yields MGCSWSRSEQVDSSATPNALQAGIPAQRLQRRRRQEEKHLRQLQKLQKRNARKRRRKRGAGSGSASAGGPFSGRGGSIHRRHISGKSHPDLALQLRLLGGSNGSTATECVSALYARTLEQQREEFQRTVEQRTLHQLDRELHTFLLNQLLMGVQFFGHFEAEMAVVDAQIVDRRRNCSAEKLAEHSLLQSSAIDAAVARNLLFKPPSSKSPPQLLQKPVTYVVFENVDVARPHDANYDTVAALCKVLLETDYYRTTPCPSELVNLMEMTRWMGYVRLKLRDQLPHPQAGTPSSSSLSLPASSDEECIYGDVGSSASNSPSSGYSSGDYDYVYLARLNTPRSLEELRFGRDFNFQRNVLPESCIRRLANCLPPWLEQTDDEESSSAASSSDEDEKDEASSDHRKYPPAGYETVEVLRQCHVEQLQQCYLSSQQFMLYFGEVLRHHLANQLGISQSQLAACSYRGCSVYTAREELVPAIHVPNSWPDCAFEFWLRARPRLTNIHTAEQFQWPTEQMKKRIRSMGFHVVPVGYAPKRSRNPFRELEWRIVFPQAEQFLERHCLTPMQLKVFQLMKLLVKTFVDESSTSCDQSPGALLEQLRAHMFWQCEQHSNDWPEEFLGERLVRFIRSFDACLAKKHLSDYFIERRNLFEHVPEDTLMKLRSIMAGIAEQPLLHVIQALRNLQHAPEFYPQLEYKRLLENLFSQDYLELHGRGKFSRPRQGFPALENRDENNAGQQVEKKKTERTEITDAKGLLGLAQHQERSRGKLRRKTQLLRATTQQFQISETEQRRCSLDSLDRQLLLARSNPESSKSQEAAKPQLNNGLEILRRSNLVELLLDHSLAMLARAIRFGNRGHAQLYLEHGQRLCRLYQHLGCSQQAQHFVQELQNAASDMERMCESHIPITSGGSPPMVVESPPAPRKSIKFQEHVVQIHSPEPLAMQKHMPHLENQQLNGILRAHHQEDANATETLQEEENKSALLREIKSRIERAPKVQRDREPIDSPEVDSVEPETEMESKSEETGKEESLLSLNGILQRLSLDTDTVQMLGSKTEQLVQRVAPSEAKRDEIKEILKRNAQKLKGAFN; encoded by the exons ATGGGCTGCTCCTGGTCGCGATCCGAGCAGGTGGATTCCAGTGCCACGCCCAATGCCCTGCAGGCGGGCATTCCCGCCCAGCGCCTACAGAGGCGGCGGCGCCAAGAGGAGAAGCATCTCCGCCAGCTGCAGAAGCTCCAAAAGCGCAACGCGCGTAAACGTCGCCGAAAGAGGGGCGCAGGATCTGGATCTGCCAGTGCCGGAGGACCTTTCTCCGGTCGTGGTGGATCGATTCACAGACGACACATCAGCGGAAAAAGCCATCCTGATCTCGCCCTGCAACTGCGTCTACTGGGCGGCAGCAATGGAAGCACGGCCACCGAATGTGTCAGTGCCCTGTATGCCAGAACATTGGAGCAGCAGCGCGAGGAGTTCCAGCGGACCGTGGAGCAGAGGACCCTGCACCAATTGGACCGCGAGCTGCACACCTTCCTGCTGAACCAATTGCTTATGGGTGTCCAGTTCTTTGGGCACTTCGAGGCCGAGATGGCCGTGGTCGATGCCCAAATCGTGGACAGGCGACGCAACTGCTCCGCCGAGAAGCTGGCCGAGCACAGCCTGCTCCAAAGTAGCGCCATCGATGCGGCTGTCGCCAGGAACCTGCTCTTCAAGCCGCC ATCGTCGAAGAGTCCACCACAGCTGCTGCAGAAACCCGTGACCTATGTGGTATTTGAGAACGTGGACGTGGCGCGACCGCACGATGCCAACTACGACACCGTGGCGGCACTGTGCAAGGTGCTCCTGGAGACGGACTACTACCGGACCACGCCCTGCCCCTCGGAGCTAGTCAACTTGATGGAGATGACCAGATGGATGGGCTATGTGCGCCTCAAGCTGCGCGACCAATTGCCGCATCCGCAGGCGGGCACGCCCAGTAGCTCCAGCTTATCTTTGCCGGCCAGCAGCGATGAGGAATGCATTTACGGGGATGTGGGATCCTCCGCATCCAACTCCCCATCCTCTGGCTACAGTTCGGGGGACTACGATTATGTCTACTTGGCCAGGTTGAATACTCCGCGATCGCTGGAGGAGCTGCGATTCGGTCGGGATTTCAATTTTCAGAGGAATGTCCTGCCGGAGAGTTGCATTCGCCGTTTGGCCAACTGTCTGCCTCCTTGGCTAGAGCAAACCGACGACGAGGAGTCATCCTCAGCCGCCTCCAGCAGTGACGAGGACGAGAAGGATGAGGCGAGTTCCGATCATCGCAAATATCCACCGGCTGGCTATGAAACGGTGGAGGTGCTTCGCCAGTGTCATgtggagcaactgcagcagtgCTACCTCAGTTCGCAACAGTTCATGTTGTACTTTGGAGAGGTGCTGCGTCATCACTTGGCCAACCAATTGGGCATCAGCCAATCCCAGCTGGCCGCGTGCTCGTATCGCGGCTGTAGTGTATATACCGCTCGCGAGGAGCTGGTGCCCGCCATTCATGTGCCCAATTCCTGGCCGGATTGCGCCTTCGAGTTCTGGCTGAGGGCTCGTCCCCGTTTGACCAACATCCATACTGCCGAACAGTTCCAATGGCCGACGGAGCAGATGAAGAAACGTATCCGATCCATGGGCTTCCATGTCGTACCAGTGGGCTATGCACCAAAGCGCTCGAGAAATCCCTTTAGGGAACTGGAGTGGCGCATTGTCTTTCCCCAGGCGGAGCAGTTTCTCGAGCGGCACTGCCTGACGCCAATGCAACTGAAGGTGTTCCAACTAATGAAGCTGCTGGTCAAAACCTTTGTGGACGAATCCTCCACATCCTGTGACCAATCACCGGGAGCTTTGCTCGAGCAGCTGAGAGCCCATATGTTTTGGCAGTGTGAGCAGCACAGCAATGATTGGCCAGAGGAGTTTCTGGGCGAGCGATTGGTTCGGTTCATTCGCTCCTTCGACGCCTGTTTGGCCAAGAAACACCTGAGCGACTACTTCATCGAGCGGCGGAATCTCTTCGAGCATGTCCCAGAGGATACGCTAATGAAGCTGCGCAGCATAATGGCTGGAATCGCGGAGCAACCGCTGCTGCATGTCATCCAGGCACTGAGGAATCTTCAGCATGCGCCGGAATTCTACCCGCAACTGGAGTATAAGCGACTGTTGGAGAATCTCTTTAGCCAGGATTACCTGGAGCTGCACGGACGTGGCAAGTTCTCGCGTCCACGTCAGGGCTTTCCCGCTCTGGAGAACCGTGATGAAAACAATGCCGGGCAACAGgtagaaaagaaaaaaaccgAGAGGACGGAGATCACCGATGCCAAGGGGCTCTTGGGATTGGCTCAGCACCAGGAGCGCTCGAGAGGAAAGCTGCGCAGGAAGACACAGCTCTTAAGGGCGACAACTCAGCAATTTCAGATCTCGGAGACGGAACAAAGACGCTGCTCGCTCGACTCCCTAGATCGCCAATTGTTATTGGCACGCTCCAATCCGGAGAGTTCCAAGAGCCAGGAAGCGGCGAAACCGCAACTTAACAACGGCTTGGAGATCCTGCGAAGGAGCAATCTGGTCGAGCTTCTGCTGGACCATTCGCTGGCCATGTTGGCTCGTGCCATTCGGTTTGGCAACCGTGGACATGCGCAGCTTTATCTGGAGCATGGCCAAAGATTGTGCCGCCTCTATCAACACCTCGGTTGCTCCCAGCAGGCACAGCACTTCGTGCAGGAACTACAGAACGCAGCCAGCGATATGGAACGCATGTGCGAATCGCATATACCAATCACATCCGGCGGCAGTCCCCCCATGGTGGTTGAATCTCCGCCAGCGCCAAGGAAATCCATAAAGTTCCAGGAGCATGTCGTGCAGATACACTCTCCAGAACCGCTGGCCATGCAGAAGCATATGCCCCATTTGGAAAACCAACAGCTCAATGGGATTCTAAGAGCTCACCACCAGGAGGATGCGAACGCCACTGAAACCCTACAGGAGGAGGAGAACAAGAGCGCGTTGCTGCGGGAAATAAAAAGTCGCATAGAAAGGGCACCTAAAGTCCAAAGGGACAGAGAACCAATAGATTCCCCTGAAGTGGATAGCGTAgagccggaaacggaaatggaatCAAAATCGGAGGAAACAGGCAAGGAGGAATCACTTCTCTCACTGAACGGAATCCTTCAGAGGCTCTCCCTCGACACGGATACGGTGCAAATGCTGGGCAGCAAAACGGAGCAACTGGTCCAAAGAGTGGCCCCATCAGAGGCCAAACGGGATGAAATCAAGGAGATCCTCAAGCGCAACGCACAGAAGCTCAAGGGCGCATTCAACTAG
- the LOC117147992 gene encoding uncharacterized protein LOC117147992 — MDLKMELGGYVHSAPNTKRFVVEDSITKVTSDGEPHGMMTMVAGLSGLLAAIIILAVLVSMVSCRKQKSNNRKSNSSANVVAMTSVAQDQPQLAGNLNAAFAESTLTLDKVKQGTEDQWRPTAVVVERY; from the exons ATGGATCTGAAAATGGAGCTGGGCGGCTACGTGCACTCCGCGCCCAACACCAAGCGCTTCGTCGTGGAGGACTCCA TTACCAAGGTGACCTCCGATGGGGAGCCGCACGGCATGATGACCATGGTGGCCGGATTGTCCGGCCTTTTGGCGGCCATCATCATTCTGGCCGTCCTTGTGTCCATGGTATCTTGTCGCAAGCAGAAGAG CAACAACCGGAAGAGCAATTCCTCCGCCAATGTGGTGGCCATGACCAGTGTGGCGCAGGATCAGCCCCAGTTGGCCGGTAACTTGAACGCAGCGTTCGCTGAGAGCACTCTGACCTTGGACAAGGTCAAGCAGGGCACGGAGGACCAGTGGCGACCCACAGCCGTGGTGGTGGAGCGGTACTAG